In the Rubrivivax gelatinosus IL144 genome, CTCTGCTCGGGGCGCGGACCGCTGGGCACCGGCGCGGCCGGCACCGGGACGGCGGCCGACGGCGCCAGCGGGCTGCCGTTGACGTAGGGCCGCGTCATCGCCAGCGGATCGCGCAGGCCGGGCACCGCCGGGGCCGCGGCAGCGGCCAGGCGCTGGCCCGGGCGCACCAGGGCCTGCTCGACGGCGCGCAGCAGCTTCTGCAGCGTGATCGGCTTTTCGAGGAAGGCCACGGCGCCGTGTTTGGTCGCCTCGACCGCGGTGTCGATCGTGCCGTGGCCGCTCATCATGATGACCGGCATCGTCAGCAGCCCCGTCGCGCCCCATTCCTTGAGCAGCGAGATGCCGTCGACGTCGGGCATCCAGATGTCCAGCAGCACGAGGTCGGGGCGCAAGGACTCGCGCACGTGTCGGGCCTGGGCCGCGTTCTCCGCGAGTTCGACCGTGTGGCCTTCGTCGCTGAGGATCTCCGAGAGCAGGGCGCGAATGCCCAGCTCGTCGTCCACTACCAGAATCGTTGCCATGCGCTGAGGTCAATGCACCTGCGTTGCGTCACCGGAAGCCGTCGCCGGACCGTCGTCGGTCGCGGGATTCGGCGCAGGTGCGAGTAAGGAAAATGATAGCGAAACTCGTGCCCCGATCACCGGATGTTCGATCCCCTCGCCGGCATGCAGGTTGACGACCCGCAGCCGCGCGTGGTGTTCGTCGGCGATCTTCTTGACGACGGCCAGCCCGAGGCCCGTGCCCTTGGCCTTGGTCGTCACGTAGGGCTCGAAGGCCCGCTTGAGCACTTTCTCGGGGAAACCGGGCCCGTTGTCCTGCACGAACAGGCGCACCGAACGCAGCTCGCCGTTGTCGCCCACCGAACGCGCCGTGCCGATCTCGACATGCCCGTCGGGGCGCTCGGAGATCGCGTCGAGCGCGTTCTGCACGAGGTTGTGGATGACCTGGCGCAGCTGCGTCGCGTCGCCCATGATGCGCGGCAGCGGCTCGGCCAGCCGCACGACGAGCTGGCCGCCGTCGTGCGCCTGGCCGTACAGCCCCAGCACCTCGTGGGCCAGCGCGTTCAGGTCCAGCGGCTTCATCTGCGCCGCCGGCAGCCGGGCGTAGTCGCGGAACTCGTTGACCAGGCGCTGCATCGCGTCGACCTGCGAGACGATGGTCGCCACCGAGCGCAGCAGCAGCGCCTGGTCGTTGCCTTCGAGCTTGCTCTCCAGCCGGTGCTGCAGGCGCTCGGCCGAGAGCTGGATGGGCGTCAGCGGGTTCTTGATCTCGTGCGCCAGCCGGCGCGCGACCTCGGCCCAGGCCTGCGAGCGCTGCGCCGAGACGACTTCGGTGATGTCGTCGAAGACCATCAGCCGCTGCTCGCCGGGCAGCGGCGCGCCGCGCACCAGCAGGGTCAGCGTCACGCCTTCGGGGCGCGCCAGCTCGAAGGCATCCTGCCAGTGGTCGCCGCCGGCTTCGGTGCGGTCGGCGAGCTGCTCGTAGCGCTGCTCGACGCTGCGCGCGAAGCCCTCCAGCTCGGGCAGCTCGCCCAGGTGGCGGCCGCGCCAGGCCGCCACCGGCAGGCCGAGGATGCGCGTCGCGCCCGGGTTCACGGTGTCGATGCAGCCTTCGCGGTCGAAGACGATGACGCCGGCGGTCAGCGTGTCCAGGATGGTCTGCAGCCGGGTGCGCGCGCCTTCGAGCTGGGCGACGCCGCGCTGCACCTGCTCGCGCGCGTCGGCGAGCTGCGCCGTCATGTCGGCGAACGAACGCGTCAGCCCGCCGAGCTCGTCGCCCGAGGCGAACACCGGCTTGGGCTGCAGATCGCCGGCGGCCACCTGGCGCACGCCGTCGGCCAGCAGCAGCAGCGGCCGCGCGAGCTGGTTGCCCAGCAGGATGGCCAGCAGCACGGCGCCGAAGACGGCCAGGATCAGCGCCAGCGTCAGCGTGCCGATGTACATGCGCGACAGGCTGTCGCGCGCCAGCGCACGCTGCTGGTACTCGCCGTGCGCGGCCTGCACCGCCAGCGCGTCCAGCGCCAGCTTGCGCGGCAGCGGCTGCATCACCATCAGGAAGCGGTCCTGGCCGGGCGCCAGGCGGATGCTGGCGTCGGGCAGCAGGGCCAGCGCGCGCACGCGTGGCGCGGCCGGCTCGCCGGCGGCCAGCGCCTCCTCGTCCAGGCCTTCGATCTGGCTGGCCCAGCCCAGCGAGCGCGCCTGGCGCAGCAGCGTCGTCGACGGCCGCTCCGGCGGCGTCGCGCCGGGCGAGACGCCGGCGGTGGCCAGGATCTGGCCCGAGTGGCCGAGCAGCGCCAGCTCGCGCGCGCCGAGCTGCTCGCGCAGGCGTTCCAGCGTCAGCGGCGACGGCGAATGCATGTCGCCCAGGCGTTCGGCGGCCAGCCGCGCCTTGGCGCCGACGTCGGCCTGCAGCGCGTCCAGCGTCGTCTTGCCCAGCGACAGCCCGGCGTCCAGCGCGCCGGCCACCTTGACGTCGAACCAGGCGTCGATGCTGCGCGAGACGAACTGGTAGGACACGGTGTAGATCACCAGCCCCGGCAGCACGCCGACCAGCGCGAAGATGCCGGCCAGCTTGATCAGCAGCTTGCTGCCGAACTTGCCGCGTTTGAGCCGCAGCACCAGCCGCACCGAGGCAATGCCGATGACCAGCAGCAGCAGCCCGGCGACTGCGGCGTTCACCCAGAACAGCCAGACGAAATGGCGCTCGTAGAAACCGCCGCCGGCCGTCGACAGCGACAGCACGAAGGCCAGCACGAGCGCGGCGCCGGTGCCCGCGACCAGCGCGACGATCCAGATCCAGCGGGCCGTGCGACTCATGGCAGCTCGACCGGCAACTCGCGCTCCGCGCCGATCGCCCAGTCGGCCTGGCCGCCCAGGCCGATCTGCATCGGGCTGGGCAGCTGGCTGGTGTCCAGGCGCCAGCTGAACTCGATGTAGTAGTCCTTGCCGGACTCGAGCTGCGACAGGTCGGCGATGCGCCAGCCGGCGCTGCGCGTGACCGCGGCCATCGCCTCGGCCAGCGTGGGGTAGGTCTGGTTCAGGCCGCCGAGGCCGACACGCCAGCTGGAGGTCAGCGCCTGGTAGACGACGCGCCAGCTGCGCGAGACGCGCGCGATGCGTTCGTCGCGCCAGTACCAGCGGTCGCGGCGCAGCGTCGCCTGGGCGACGAAGTACACCGGCACGCCGCGCATCATCGCGTCCTCGACGGCCTTGGGCAGCGTCACGCGGGCGGCGAACTCCAGCGTCAGCGCACCTTCGCTGCGGCCGGTCTGCAGCTGGATCAGCTCGACGCCCTGGCCCCCGGGAGCGGCGCCGGCCGCACCCGCCCAGCCGAGCAGGACCGACAGCCCCAGGCCCAGCAGCAGTCTTCGGCGGACCGGCGGCAATCGCATGACGGGAAGGACTCGGGGCTCAGGCCTTGTGGATCAGGGCGTAGTAGAAGCCGTCGTGCAGCGCGCGGCGCGGCGTGGCCGACGGATGCGGCGAATTGTCGGCCAGCGGCAGCAGGTGTCCGGGCGACTGCGGATCGAGGCTCGCTCCGGCGTCGCCGTGGCGTTGCAAAAACGCGTCGATCTGCTCGGCACCCTCGCTGCGGAACAGCGAGCAGGTGGCGTAGACCAGGCGCCCGCCGGGGGCTAGCAGCGGCCACAGCGCGTCCAGCATCTCGGCCTGCAGCCGTGCCAGCGCGGTGATGTCGTCGGGACGGCGCAGCCAGCGCACGTCGGGGTGGCGGCGCACGATGCCCGAGGCGCTGCAGGGCGCGTCGAGCAGGATGGCGTCGAAGGGGCGGCCGTCCCACCAGTTCGCGGTGTCGCGCGCGTCGCTGGCGCGTACCTGGGCCTGCAGCTGCAGCCGGTGCAGGTTCTCCTGCACGCGCACCAGGCGCACCGGGTCGCTGTCCAGCGCCAGCAGGTCCAGGTCGGCAAGTTCCAGCAGGTGCGCGGTCTTGCCGCCCGGGGCGGCGCAGGCGTCGAGCACACGCGCGCCGGCCGGCAGCCCCGCGCCGACGAGCAGCGGCGCGGCGCGCTGCGCGGCCGCGTCCTGCACCGAGACCTCGCCTTCGGCGAAACCGGGCAGCTGCGTCACCGGGCAGGGCTCGGCGAGCACGATGGCCTGGCCGCCGAGCGCCGGGTCGTCGACCAGGCTGGCGGCGCGCCCCTGCGCCGCGAGGCGCTGCAGATAGGCCTCGCCGCTGCCGCGGCGGCGGTTGACGCGCAGCGTGAAAGGCGGGTGCACGTTGGCCGCCGCAAGCAGCGCCTGCCACTGCGTCGGCCAGTCGTGGCGCACGCGCTCGATCCACCACAGCGGGTGGTTGAAGGCGCCCAGCGGCTGGTGCCGCGCCGAATTGGCGAGGTGCTCGCGCTCGCGCACGAAGCGGCGCAGCACGGCGTTGATGAAGCCGGCGGCGACCGGCGTGCGGTGGCGCGCCGCATGCACCGCCTGGTCGACCAGCGTGTGGTCGGCATAAGGCGAGGGCTCGCCGGTCGGCCAGAGCAGCGCCAGCGCGGTCAGCAGCAGCGATTCGACGTGCGGCGGCGGCGTCTTCGGCGCAACGATGGCGCGCACCTCGCCGGCGCTGCCCAGCCAGCGCATCACGTGAAAAGTGAGCGCCTGCACGCCGGGACGCGCATCGGGCGCCACGCGCGCCAGCACGTCGGTCAGCGAACGGCCCTGGCGCACCGCGAGCACGGCGTCGGCGGTCAGGTCGAGCAGCCGCGACAGCGGCACGGACGAAGTCGGAGTGGTCACCAGGGCAGTCTAAGCGGAGCCTGCACGCTGGCGAAGCGCGCCGCACAATACCGAGTCCCTTCGCCACCGGCCGACCGGCCCGCCTCTTCCCATGGCCAAGACCGTCCTGCCCCCGGAGCCCGCGACGCCGCGCCTGCTGCGCAGCGAGGATGAACTGGCCACGCTGCCGGTCTCCGAACGCATCCGCTACCGCCTGGTCTGCGCGGACAAGCGCTTCCACGCCAACGACAACATCGCCGACTTCGTGCGCGAGGGCGAACTGCCCGAGCTGAAGAAGGAGGTGCAGGCCAAGCTCGAGGAGCTGCTGCGCGCGCTGGTCATCGACACCGAGAGCGACCACAACACGCAGGAGACGGCCAAGCGGGTGGCCAAGATGTACATCGACGAGGTCTTCCGCGGCCGCTTCCACCCGATGCCGTCGGTGACCGAGTTCCCCAACGCCGAGCGCCTGAACGAGCTGATGATCGTCGGCCCGATCACCGTGCGCAGCGCCTGCAGCCACCACCTGTGCCCGATCTTCGGCAAGGTCTGGATCGGCCTGCTGCCCAACGAGCACAGCAACCTGATCGGGCTGTCCAAGTACGCCCGCATCACCGACTGGATCATGAGCCGGCCGCAGATCCAGGAGGAGGCGGTGACGATGCTCGCCAACGAACTGCAGGAGCGCGTGCGCCCCGACGGCCTGGCCATCGTGATGGAAGCCGACCACTTCTGCATGCACTGGCGCGGCGTCAAGGACACCGACAGCGCGATGGTCAACAGCGTGATGCGCGGCGCGTTCCTGAAGGATCCGAACCTGCGGCGCGAATTCCTCTCGCTGCTGCCGCGCAAGCAAGACTGAAAGGCCCGCGATGCTCGTCCGCCTCATGTACGTCAGCCGCGCCGTGCCGGCGCTGGACCCCGAGGAGCTGCAGTCCATCCTGCGCGCCTCGCGTGCGCAGAACCCGGCGCTGGGCATCACCGGGGTGCTGTGTTATTCCGACGGCATCTTCGTGCAGGTGCTCGAAGGCGGCCGCAGCGCCGTCAACCGCCTGTACGCGCGCATCGTCGGCGACCCGCGCCACACCGAGGTCGAGATCCTCAGCTACGAGGAGATCGGCGAACGCCGCTTCGCCGGCTGGTCGATGGGCCAGGTCAGCATCGCGCGGCTGAACCCGGCGCTGCTCCTGAAGTACTCGGAGACCGCGACGCTGGACCCCTACGCGGTCTCGGGCCAGGTCAGCAAGGCGCTGTTCGACGAACTGGTGGCCACCGCGGCCATCGTCGGCCAGTCCTGATTCAGAGCCGGCCGGCCGGCCCGAAGCGGTACAGCGGCACCAGCAGCCGCGTCGGGAACTCGGCGATCGCCTCGTCGTAGGCGGCGCCGGCTTCGTTGAAGCGCTGGCGCGCGAAAGCCAGCCGCGAACCGCCGTCGGCCAGCACCACGGCCTGCTCGGCGATCGCCGGCTCGACCTTCAGCAGCGGATGCTGCTCCAGCAGCGCCAGCACGCGGCTGGCCGCGGCGCCCATCGCCGCCTCCCCCTTGACCAGCACCAGCGCGGCCTCCAGCCGCACCGGACGCGCGCCCAGCGCAGCGGCGGCCTCGCGCACCTGGGCCTCGGCGGCGAGCAGCGCGTCCAGCGCCTTGGCTTCGCCGGCCATCGGTTCGCGCAGCGCCTGGGCCAGCGCCTGCGCGGCCTCGCCGCGGCGTGCCAGCGCCTCGGCGACCTGCTGCCAGGCGGTGCCGATGGCCGTGCGCAGCGCCATCAGCCGGTTGTAGGCGCCGACCATCCAGAACACGAGCACGGCCGCAAGGGCCAGCACGGCGATCTGCAGTGCGGACACGGTCAGCGCCGGATCTCGCCCTGGCCGAGCACGATCCACTTCAGCGAGGTCAGCCCCTCCAGGCCGACCGGGCCGCGGGCGTGGAACTTGTCGGTCGAGATGCCGATCTCGGCGCCCAGGCCGTACTCGAAGCCGTCGGCGAAACGCGTGCTGGCGTTGACCATCACGCTGGCCGAATCGACCTCGCGCAGGAAGCGCATCGCGTTCGGGTGGTTCGTCGTCAGGATGGTGTCGGTGTGGTGCGAGCCGTGGCGGTTGACGTGGGCGATGGCCTCGTCGAGGCCGGCGACGACCTTGATGCTGATGACCGGCGCCAGGTACTCGGTGTCCCAGTCGGCCTCGGTGGCGTCGACGACCCGCGCGCCGGGCACGGCGGCGAGCATCGCCTTGGCGGCCGGGCAGCAGCGCATCTCGACGCCCTTGGCGGCGAAGACCGCGCCGATGCGCGGCAGGAAGGCCGCGGCCTGCGCCGCGTGCACCAGCAGCGACTCGGTCGCGTTGCAGGGGCTGTACTTCTGCGTCTTGGCGTTGTCGGTGACGACGACCGCCTGCTCCAGGTCGACCTCGGCGTCGACGTAAATATGGCAGTTGCCGTCCAGGTGCTTGATGACCGGCACGCGCGCCTCGGCAGCGATGCGCTCGATCAGGCTCTTGCCGCCGCGCGGGATGACGACGTCGACGTACTGCGGCATCGTGATCAGCCGCCCGACCGCGGCGCGGTCGGTGGTCTCGACGAGCTGCACCGCGTCGGCCGGCAGGCCGGCTTCGACCAGCGCGCCCTGCACCAGCTTCCACAGCGCGAGGTTGGAATGCAGCGCCTCCGAGCCGCCGCGCAGGATGCAGGCGTTGCCGCTCTTGATCGCCAGCGACGCGGCCTCGATCGTCACGTTCGGGCGGCTCTCGTAGATCATGCCGAAGACGCCCAGCGGCACGCGCATGCGGCCCACCGAGATGCCGGTCGGGCGGCGGCGCAGCTCGCTGATCTCGCCGATCGGGTCGGGCATCGCGGCGATCTGCTCGCAGCCTTCGGCGACCGTCTCGACGACCTTGGCCGTGAGCTTGAGCCGGTCGACCATCGGCTCGGCCAGCCCGGCGGCGCGCGCGGCGGCGAGGTCGAGTTCGTTGGCCTGCTGCAGCGGGCCGAGCTTCGTGCGCAGCGCGGCGGCCAGGCGGCGCAGCGCGTCGTCCTTGGCGGCGGAGCCGGCACGCGCCATCGCGGTGGAAGCGGCGCGCGCGGCGGCGCCGACGCGGTCCATGTAGGCGGCGATGTCGTCGATCGGGTTCATGGCGGGATTGTCCCGCATCCGCCCGGGCGGGCTTTCAGCGCAGCGTGCCCGGCGGCACCAGGCCGCGGCGCGGGATCGGCGTCGAGAACACGATCTGGGTGCGCGTCTCGCCCCAGGCGTTGATCGAGCCGAGGAAGGCCTCCAGCGCCGGCAGGTCGGCGGCGACGACGGTCAGCAGATACGAGTCGGCACCGGCGACGTGGTGGCATTCCAGCACCTCGGCGGCGCGGCCGATCTGCTCGAGAAAGGCCTTCTTCGCCGGCTGGCCGGAGACGGTGAGGCCGACGATCGCGCGCACCGTGTAGCCGGCACGCGCGGCGTCGACGTCGGCAGCGACGCCGCGCACGACGCCGGCGTCCTGCAGCCGCTTCAGGCGTTCGGCCGTCGCCGGGATCGACAGCCCGGCGGCTTCGGCCAGCACCTTCAGCGGGGCGCGACCGTCGCGCTGCAGCGCGAGCAGCAGCTTCCAGGCCTTGTCGTCGAGCACGTTTTCGGTCATGTGGCAGTTTGGCCTGAAATTTAGGTATATCGCAAGAATTCAGCCTGAGGAATCGCCTGGATCGACCGCCAAAGGCTTCGCACAATGAAGCCGTGGACGCTCAACTCACCCTCTTCCTGCAAGCCGGCGCGATCGGGCTGTCGATCGCCGCGCCGGTGGGCCAGATCGGCCTGCTGGCGATCCAGCGCACGCTGCAGTACGGCGCCGCCGCCGGCATCGCCACCGGGCTGGGCGCGGCGGTCGCCGACGCGATCTACGGCGCCGTCGGCGCCTTCGGCGTCACCGCGCTGATCGCCTTTCTCGTCGAGCAGCGCACGCTGCTGGCCGGCGGCGGCTCGGCGCTGCTGCTGTGGATGGCCTGGCGCATCGCGCGCCAGCCGCCGGCGCGGCGCGCGGGCGGGCCCGGCGAGCGGGCGCCGCTGGCGCGGCTCTTCGCCGGCACC is a window encoding:
- a CDS encoding glutamate-5-semialdehyde dehydrogenase, translating into MNPIDDIAAYMDRVGAAARAASTAMARAGSAAKDDALRRLAAALRTKLGPLQQANELDLAAARAAGLAEPMVDRLKLTAKVVETVAEGCEQIAAMPDPIGEISELRRRPTGISVGRMRVPLGVFGMIYESRPNVTIEAASLAIKSGNACILRGGSEALHSNLALWKLVQGALVEAGLPADAVQLVETTDRAAVGRLITMPQYVDVVIPRGGKSLIERIAAEARVPVIKHLDGNCHIYVDAEVDLEQAVVVTDNAKTQKYSPCNATESLLVHAAQAAAFLPRIGAVFAAKGVEMRCCPAAKAMLAAVPGARVVDATEADWDTEYLAPVISIKVVAGLDEAIAHVNRHGSHHTDTILTTNHPNAMRFLREVDSASVMVNASTRFADGFEYGLGAEIGISTDKFHARGPVGLEGLTSLKWIVLGQGEIRR
- a CDS encoding DUF4390 domain-containing protein, whose product is MRLPPVRRRLLLGLGLSVLLGWAGAAGAAPGGQGVELIQLQTGRSEGALTLEFAARVTLPKAVEDAMMRGVPVYFVAQATLRRDRWYWRDERIARVSRSWRVVYQALTSSWRVGLGGLNQTYPTLAEAMAAVTRSAGWRIADLSQLESGKDYYIEFSWRLDTSQLPSPMQIGLGGQADWAIGAERELPVELP
- a CDS encoding BLUF domain-containing protein, translating into MLVRLMYVSRAVPALDPEELQSILRASRAQNPALGITGVLCYSDGIFVQVLEGGRSAVNRLYARIVGDPRHTEVEILSYEEIGERRFAGWSMGQVSIARLNPALLLKYSETATLDPYAVSGQVSKALFDELVATAAIVGQS
- a CDS encoding sensor histidine kinase; the protein is MSRTARWIWIVALVAGTGAALVLAFVLSLSTAGGGFYERHFVWLFWVNAAVAGLLLLVIGIASVRLVLRLKRGKFGSKLLIKLAGIFALVGVLPGLVIYTVSYQFVSRSIDAWFDVKVAGALDAGLSLGKTTLDALQADVGAKARLAAERLGDMHSPSPLTLERLREQLGARELALLGHSGQILATAGVSPGATPPERPSTTLLRQARSLGWASQIEGLDEEALAAGEPAAPRVRALALLPDASIRLAPGQDRFLMVMQPLPRKLALDALAVQAAHGEYQQRALARDSLSRMYIGTLTLALILAVFGAVLLAILLGNQLARPLLLLADGVRQVAAGDLQPKPVFASGDELGGLTRSFADMTAQLADAREQVQRGVAQLEGARTRLQTILDTLTAGVIVFDREGCIDTVNPGATRILGLPVAAWRGRHLGELPELEGFARSVEQRYEQLADRTEAGGDHWQDAFELARPEGVTLTLLVRGAPLPGEQRLMVFDDITEVVSAQRSQAWAEVARRLAHEIKNPLTPIQLSAERLQHRLESKLEGNDQALLLRSVATIVSQVDAMQRLVNEFRDYARLPAAQMKPLDLNALAHEVLGLYGQAHDGGQLVVRLAEPLPRIMGDATQLRQVIHNLVQNALDAISERPDGHVEIGTARSVGDNGELRSVRLFVQDNGPGFPEKVLKRAFEPYVTTKAKGTGLGLAVVKKIADEHHARLRVVNLHAGEGIEHPVIGARVSLSFSLLAPAPNPATDDGPATASGDATQVH
- the rsmB gene encoding 16S rRNA (cytosine(967)-C(5))-methyltransferase RsmB produces the protein MTTPTSSVPLSRLLDLTADAVLAVRQGRSLTDVLARVAPDARPGVQALTFHVMRWLGSAGEVRAIVAPKTPPPHVESLLLTALALLWPTGEPSPYADHTLVDQAVHAARHRTPVAAGFINAVLRRFVREREHLANSARHQPLGAFNHPLWWIERVRHDWPTQWQALLAAANVHPPFTLRVNRRRGSGEAYLQRLAAQGRAASLVDDPALGGQAIVLAEPCPVTQLPGFAEGEVSVQDAAAQRAAPLLVGAGLPAGARVLDACAAPGGKTAHLLELADLDLLALDSDPVRLVRVQENLHRLQLQAQVRASDARDTANWWDGRPFDAILLDAPCSASGIVRRHPDVRWLRRPDDITALARLQAEMLDALWPLLAPGGRLVYATCSLFRSEGAEQIDAFLQRHGDAGASLDPQSPGHLLPLADNSPHPSATPRRALHDGFYYALIHKA
- a CDS encoding response regulator: MATILVVDDELGIRALLSEILSDEGHTVELAENAAQARHVRESLRPDLVLLDIWMPDVDGISLLKEWGATGLLTMPVIMMSGHGTIDTAVEATKHGAVAFLEKPITLQKLLRAVEQALVRPGQRLAAAAAPAVPGLRDPLAMTRPYVNGSPLAPSAAVPVPAAPVPSGPRPEQSFDLDRPLREARDAFEKSYFEFHLAKEGGSMTRVAEKTGLERTHLYRKLKQLGVDLSRNKRGTS
- the folE gene encoding GTP cyclohydrolase I — its product is MAKTVLPPEPATPRLLRSEDELATLPVSERIRYRLVCADKRFHANDNIADFVREGELPELKKEVQAKLEELLRALVIDTESDHNTQETAKRVAKMYIDEVFRGRFHPMPSVTEFPNAERLNELMIVGPITVRSACSHHLCPIFGKVWIGLLPNEHSNLIGLSKYARITDWIMSRPQIQEEAVTMLANELQERVRPDGLAIVMEADHFCMHWRGVKDTDSAMVNSVMRGAFLKDPNLRREFLSLLPRKQD
- a CDS encoding Lrp/AsnC family transcriptional regulator; protein product: MTENVLDDKAWKLLLALQRDGRAPLKVLAEAAGLSIPATAERLKRLQDAGVVRGVAADVDAARAGYTVRAIVGLTVSGQPAKKAFLEQIGRAAEVLECHHVAGADSYLLTVVAADLPALEAFLGSINAWGETRTQIVFSTPIPRRGLVPPGTLR
- a CDS encoding LemA family protein produces the protein MSALQIAVLALAAVLVFWMVGAYNRLMALRTAIGTAWQQVAEALARRGEAAQALAQALREPMAGEAKALDALLAAEAQVREAAAALGARPVRLEAALVLVKGEAAMGAAASRVLALLEQHPLLKVEPAIAEQAVVLADGGSRLAFARQRFNEAGAAYDEAIAEFPTRLLVPLYRFGPAGRL
- a CDS encoding LysE/ArgO family amino acid transporter is translated as MDAQLTLFLQAGAIGLSIAAPVGQIGLLAIQRTLQYGAAAGIATGLGAAVADAIYGAVGAFGVTALIAFLVEQRTLLAGGGSALLLWMAWRIARQPPARRAGGPGERAPLARLFAGTFVLTLANPTTILSFIAVFGALAGRSAVASPWVMVAGVAAGSALWWFILAGAVGRLRTRFDARWQHRVNLVSAALLAGFALWQLAALLR